In one Streptomyces sp. T12 genomic region, the following are encoded:
- a CDS encoding salicylate synthase: MLRYRSAETELPGDPVRLAAQLVESDLFDQYVIYEQNGDLWFAGGALGEIQVDRSEIRRRWLAEETTAPLGPHPLRQVHGELDRMAVADWNAYGWMAFEFSHLYAGRPDRAGEGDLLHLLVPHSEVRLSRKGALIRSADQETLEALTGLLGRADAHRPAVPRPIDVSDTEGGYLGMVARAIEEIRTSDLQKVILSRSVDVPFPVDFVATYLHGRAHNTPARSFLLDFGGRRVAGFSPETVAEVGADGEVVTQPLAGTRAHGFGEQEDERLRAELLADPKEISEHVLSVKLAEEEMATVCRPGTVSVRDLLSVRRRGSVQHLGSSVHGLLAESATAWDALRAVFPAVTASGIPKASAYDCIARLEKEPRGIYSGAVLRAGSDGSLDAALVLRSLFEQGGRTWLRAGAGILAGSTPARELEETCEKLRSVAPYVVPAQGQGRA, translated from the coding sequence TTGCTGCGTTATCGGAGCGCGGAGACGGAACTGCCGGGAGACCCCGTCCGGTTGGCGGCGCAACTGGTGGAGTCGGACTTGTTCGACCAGTACGTGATCTACGAACAGAACGGCGACCTCTGGTTCGCCGGCGGGGCGCTCGGCGAGATCCAGGTCGACCGCTCCGAAATCCGCCGCCGATGGCTCGCCGAAGAGACCACAGCCCCCCTCGGGCCGCATCCACTGCGCCAAGTCCACGGGGAACTGGACCGGATGGCCGTAGCGGACTGGAACGCATACGGCTGGATGGCGTTCGAGTTCTCCCATCTGTACGCCGGCCGCCCCGACCGGGCGGGCGAGGGCGACCTGCTCCATCTGCTGGTCCCGCACAGCGAAGTGAGGCTCAGTCGGAAAGGCGCCCTGATCCGCAGCGCGGACCAGGAGACGCTGGAGGCGCTGACCGGGTTACTCGGCCGCGCCGACGCGCACCGCCCCGCCGTACCCCGCCCCATCGACGTGTCGGACACCGAGGGCGGTTACCTCGGCATGGTGGCCCGGGCCATCGAGGAGATACGGACCTCCGACCTGCAGAAGGTCATTCTCTCGCGCTCCGTCGACGTGCCCTTCCCGGTCGACTTCGTCGCCACCTACCTCCACGGACGCGCGCACAACACCCCCGCCCGCTCCTTCCTGTTGGACTTCGGCGGGCGGCGGGTCGCCGGCTTCAGCCCCGAGACCGTCGCCGAGGTCGGCGCGGACGGTGAGGTCGTCACCCAGCCGCTCGCGGGTACCCGTGCACACGGCTTCGGCGAGCAGGAGGACGAGCGCCTGCGCGCCGAACTCCTCGCCGACCCCAAGGAGATCTCCGAACACGTGCTGTCGGTCAAGCTCGCGGAGGAGGAGATGGCCACCGTCTGCCGACCGGGCACGGTCTCGGTGCGCGACCTGCTCAGCGTCCGCCGGCGCGGCAGCGTGCAGCACCTCGGCTCCAGCGTGCACGGCCTGCTGGCCGAGTCCGCCACCGCCTGGGACGCCCTGCGAGCGGTGTTCCCCGCGGTGACCGCCTCCGGCATCCCCAAGGCCTCCGCGTACGACTGCATCGCCCGGCTCGAGAAAGAACCCCGCGGCATCTACAGCGGGGCGGTACTCAGGGCCGGCAGCGACGGATCGCTCGACGCGGCGCTGGTGCTGCGCAGCCTCTTCGAACAGGGCGGCCGCACCTGGCTGCGGGCCGGCGCCGGCATCCTCGCCGGGTCGACCCCGGCCCGGGAGCTGGAGGAGACCTGCGAGAAGCTCCGCAGCGTCGCGCCGTACGTCGTCCCCGCACAGGGTCAGGGTCGCGCGTGA
- a CDS encoding iron chelate uptake ABC transporter family permease subunit, with protein sequence MTAQAPARTARSGPRARSHVVRSRSHRFSLRVDVRAVTVCVLVLAATAAVGVLALGTGEYTISPADVVRTLLGNGSPRTDFVINDLRLPRLITGILVGAALGLSGALFQSLTRNPLGSPDIVGFTYGSATGGLLVVLLAGGTGGEIAVGAVGGGLATAVLVYVLAWRQGIHGYRLVLVGIGVSALLQGVNAYLLAKARFTQAAQAMVWLNGSLNGRGWADVRPAALGLLVVLPLVALAASRLKILEMGDDVAGGLGVPVQRTRLVILVLATAACAVATAAAGPIPFVALIAPQLARRLTRAPGPNLLAAACTGAFLVVTADFASQRIHESAQLPVGVVTAVVGGVYLGLLLRRQRRVGRI encoded by the coding sequence ATGACGGCCCAGGCACCGGCCCGTACGGCCCGTTCCGGTCCGCGTGCCCGTTCGCATGTCGTACGGAGCCGCTCGCACCGCTTCTCCCTGCGCGTGGACGTGCGTGCTGTGACGGTGTGCGTGCTGGTGCTCGCCGCCACCGCAGCGGTCGGCGTCCTCGCGCTCGGCACCGGCGAGTACACGATCTCCCCGGCGGACGTGGTCCGCACGCTCCTGGGCAACGGCAGCCCGCGCACCGACTTCGTGATCAACGACCTCAGGCTGCCCCGCCTGATCACCGGCATCCTGGTCGGTGCGGCGCTCGGCCTGAGCGGCGCCCTCTTCCAGAGCCTGACCCGCAATCCGCTGGGCAGCCCCGACATCGTGGGCTTCACCTACGGCTCGGCCACCGGGGGCCTGCTGGTGGTCCTGCTCGCGGGCGGCACCGGCGGGGAGATCGCCGTCGGGGCGGTGGGCGGTGGCCTCGCGACCGCGGTGCTCGTGTATGTGCTGGCGTGGCGGCAGGGCATCCACGGCTACCGGCTGGTGTTGGTCGGGATCGGGGTGAGCGCCCTGCTCCAGGGCGTGAACGCCTATCTGCTCGCCAAGGCCCGGTTCACCCAGGCCGCGCAGGCGATGGTGTGGCTCAACGGCAGCCTCAACGGCCGGGGTTGGGCGGACGTCCGCCCGGCCGCCCTCGGCCTGCTCGTGGTGCTGCCGCTGGTGGCGCTCGCCGCGAGCCGGCTGAAGATCCTGGAGATGGGCGACGACGTGGCGGGCGGGCTCGGGGTGCCGGTCCAGCGCACCCGGTTGGTGATCCTGGTGCTGGCCACGGCGGCCTGCGCGGTGGCCACCGCAGCAGCCGGCCCGATCCCGTTCGTGGCCCTCATCGCCCCGCAGCTGGCCCGCCGCCTCACCCGGGCCCCCGGGCCCAACCTCCTGGCGGCCGCCTGTACCGGAGCATTCCTCGTGGTCACCGCCGACTTCGCTTCCCAGCGCATCCACGAGTCGGCCCAGTTGCCGGTCGGCGTGGTGACCGCTGTCGTCGGCGGGGTGTACCTGGGGTTGCTGCTGCGCAGGCAGCGGCGGGTGGGGCGGATCTGA
- a CDS encoding heavy-metal-associated domain-containing protein codes for MSTTTYAVSGMSCAHCKATLTKAIGELDGVTEVGVDLASGQVTVTSAAEPDDALIAEVVDEAGYELTGRAA; via the coding sequence ATGTCCACCACCACGTACGCCGTCTCCGGCATGAGCTGCGCGCACTGCAAGGCCACGCTCACCAAGGCCATCGGCGAGCTGGACGGCGTCACCGAGGTCGGCGTCGATCTCGCGAGCGGCCAGGTCACCGTCACCAGCGCCGCCGAGCCCGACGACGCCCTGATCGCCGAGGTCGTCGACGAGGCCGGCTACGAGCTGACCGGCCGCGCGGCCTGA
- a CDS encoding iron ABC transporter permease → MATEADAAPLVQTNKTRKQSPRRRNSTRTLAVLGALLLLLTAVMLSLAVGSRALAPSVVVDALLHDDGSTAASVIWDVRVPRTLAGIAAGAALGVAGALIQALTRNPLADPGLLGINAGAATGVVVSLTALGITSLWASVWFAMVGAVVAGLLVYSLASGGRGGATPERLALGGAVVAAVFTGISQTLMLLDAQALDQLRFWSVGSLARADSETLTTITPFVTVGLVLALALVRPLNALALGDDGARALGAHVDRTRFLGLAAMTLLCGAATSAVGPLVFVGLAVPHIARMIAGADQRWTLPLSLLLAPALLLFADVLGRVAVRPDELDAGVVTAVVGAPVFIALVRYRRAVTA, encoded by the coding sequence GTGGCAACTGAGGCCGATGCGGCCCCTCTCGTACAGACGAACAAGACGAGGAAACAGTCCCCCAGGCGCCGCAACTCGACCCGCACTCTGGCCGTGCTCGGCGCCCTGCTCCTGCTGCTGACCGCCGTCATGCTCAGCCTCGCGGTCGGCTCGCGCGCCCTGGCGCCGTCCGTCGTGGTGGACGCGCTGCTGCACGACGACGGGTCGACCGCGGCCTCGGTGATCTGGGACGTCCGCGTGCCCCGCACCCTGGCCGGGATCGCGGCCGGCGCCGCGCTCGGCGTCGCGGGCGCGCTCATCCAGGCGCTCACCCGCAACCCGCTGGCCGATCCGGGACTGCTCGGCATCAACGCGGGCGCCGCCACCGGAGTGGTGGTGTCCCTCACCGCGCTGGGCATCACGAGCCTGTGGGCGTCGGTGTGGTTCGCCATGGTGGGCGCGGTGGTGGCGGGACTGCTGGTGTACTCGCTGGCCTCGGGCGGTCGCGGCGGCGCCACTCCGGAGCGGCTCGCCCTCGGCGGTGCGGTGGTCGCCGCCGTGTTCACCGGCATCAGCCAGACGCTGATGCTGCTCGACGCGCAGGCCCTGGACCAACTGCGGTTCTGGAGCGTGGGTTCGCTCGCCCGGGCCGACAGCGAGACGCTGACGACGATCACGCCGTTCGTCACGGTAGGCCTGGTGCTCGCGCTGGCGCTGGTCCGGCCGCTGAACGCGCTCGCACTGGGCGACGACGGCGCCCGGGCGCTGGGCGCCCATGTGGACCGGACGCGCTTCCTCGGCCTCGCGGCCATGACGCTGCTGTGCGGCGCGGCGACCTCGGCTGTCGGGCCGCTGGTCTTCGTCGGCCTGGCCGTCCCGCACATCGCCCGCATGATCGCCGGGGCCGACCAGCGCTGGACGCTGCCGCTGTCCCTGCTGCTGGCGCCCGCCCTGCTGCTCTTCGCGGACGTCCTCGGCCGGGTCGCCGTACGCCCCGACGAGCTGGACGCCGGGGTGGTCACCGCGGTGGTCGGCGCACCGGTCTTCATCGCCCTGGTCCGCTACCGCAGGGCGGTGACCGCATGA
- a CDS encoding (2,3-dihydroxybenzoyl)adenylate synthase has product MLDGWVPWPKPLAEKYRAAGYWEGRPLDRLLRESAEREPQRTALVDADGNRWTYAELDLRADRMAAGLRRLGIGAGDRVVVQLPNTDAFVVLFFALLRAGAIPVLTLPAHRESEIVHVAEVSGATAYAIPDLHDGFDHRTLARALRKAVPGVEHVLVAGDAAEFTALADLDADPVPLPVPDPGEVAVLLLSGGTTGKPKLIPRTHDDYAYNVRASAEVCGFDGDTVYLVVLPTAHNFALACPGLLGTLMAGGTVVLSPTPSPEDAFALIERERVTATAVVPPIALLWLDAVEWEEADLSSLSLLQVGGSKLGAEPAARVQPALGCTLQQVFGMAEGLLNYTRLDDPPELVIGTQGRPMSPADEVRVVDADDRDVRPGESGELLTRGPYTLRGYYRAAEHNSRAFTTDGYYRTGDLVRILPSGHLVVEGRAKDQINRGGDKISAEELENHILAHPGVHDAAVVGMPDETMGERTCAYLVARGQAPGQRELAAFLTERGVAAYKLPDRVEVIEAFPRTSVGKIDKKALGRLIADRLRAEGTGGN; this is encoded by the coding sequence ATGCTCGACGGTTGGGTGCCCTGGCCAAAACCGCTGGCCGAGAAGTACCGCGCAGCGGGCTACTGGGAAGGCCGGCCGCTGGACCGGCTGCTGAGGGAGAGCGCCGAGCGCGAGCCGCAGCGGACCGCGCTCGTGGACGCCGACGGAAACCGCTGGACGTACGCCGAACTCGATCTGCGCGCCGACCGGATGGCGGCGGGGCTGCGCCGGCTCGGCATCGGCGCCGGCGACCGCGTGGTCGTCCAACTGCCCAACACCGACGCCTTCGTGGTGCTCTTCTTCGCGCTGCTGAGGGCGGGCGCGATACCCGTGCTCACCCTGCCCGCGCACCGCGAGAGCGAGATCGTGCATGTCGCCGAGGTGTCCGGCGCCACGGCGTACGCGATCCCGGACCTGCACGACGGCTTCGACCACCGCACGCTCGCCCGGGCCCTGCGCAAGGCCGTGCCCGGCGTCGAGCACGTCCTGGTGGCGGGCGACGCGGCGGAGTTCACCGCGCTCGCCGACCTCGACGCCGACCCGGTCCCGCTGCCCGTGCCCGACCCCGGGGAGGTGGCCGTACTGCTGCTGTCCGGCGGCACGACCGGCAAGCCGAAGCTCATCCCGCGCACCCACGACGACTACGCGTACAACGTCCGCGCGAGCGCCGAGGTCTGCGGCTTCGACGGCGACACCGTCTATCTGGTGGTGCTGCCGACCGCGCACAACTTCGCGCTGGCCTGCCCCGGCCTGCTGGGCACGCTGATGGCGGGCGGCACCGTCGTGCTCTCCCCCACGCCGAGCCCCGAGGACGCCTTCGCGCTGATCGAACGGGAGAGGGTCACCGCCACCGCCGTGGTCCCGCCGATCGCGCTGCTGTGGCTGGACGCGGTCGAGTGGGAGGAGGCCGACCTCTCCTCGCTGAGCCTGCTCCAGGTCGGCGGCTCCAAGCTGGGCGCCGAGCCCGCCGCCCGGGTCCAACCGGCCCTGGGCTGCACGCTCCAGCAGGTGTTCGGCATGGCCGAGGGCCTGCTCAACTACACCCGGCTCGACGATCCGCCCGAGCTCGTCATCGGCACCCAGGGCCGCCCGATGTCCCCCGCCGACGAGGTGCGCGTGGTCGACGCGGACGACCGCGACGTACGGCCGGGTGAGAGCGGCGAGTTGCTCACCCGCGGCCCCTACACCCTGCGCGGCTACTACCGCGCGGCCGAGCACAACTCCCGCGCCTTCACCACCGACGGCTACTACCGCACCGGCGACCTCGTCCGGATCCTGCCCTCCGGGCATCTGGTCGTCGAGGGCCGGGCCAAGGACCAGATCAACCGGGGCGGGGACAAGATCTCCGCCGAGGAGCTGGAGAACCACATCCTCGCCCACCCGGGTGTGCACGACGCGGCCGTGGTCGGCATGCCCGACGAGACGATGGGCGAGCGCACCTGCGCCTACCTCGTCGCGCGCGGACAGGCCCCGGGCCAACGGGAGTTGGCCGCATTCCTCACCGAGCGCGGGGTCGCCGCGTATAAGCTCCCCGACCGGGTCGAGGTCATCGAGGCCTTTCCCCGCACCTCGGTAGGCAAGATCGACAAGAAGGCGCTCGGCCGACTGATCGCCGATCGCCTGCGCGCGGAGGGCACTGGTGGCAACTGA